A region from the Lentimonas sp. CC4 genome encodes:
- a CDS encoding LL-diaminopimelate aminotransferase translates to MSDSYIQELFAERIGGNQYGKSTAIYKFEKIKRAKKAAKEAKPDVDLIDMGVGEPDEMAFPIVVKALQDAAAQPENRGYADNGGDDFKAAAAQYMATVFGVNDIDPATEVVHSIGSKTALSMIPACFINPGDVVLMTSPGYPVLGTHAQYLGGEVYNMPLKEENNFLPELDAVPADVVAKAKIMVLNYPNNPTGASATLEFFEKAIAFAKANNLIILQDAAYSSLIFEGTPISIFQVEGAKDVAIELHSLSKSYNMTGWRIGFVVGNPLIVQAYADMKDNSDSGQFLAIQKAGAVALANPQITEEISAKYSRRMDLLVDALNGAGFKAKKPKGSFFLYVAAPKSATIDGKTTEFESGEACSQWLITEELISTVPWDDAGNFVRFSVTFAAKGEEAEKTIAAEIGQRLAKYTFAF, encoded by the coding sequence ATGAGCGATTCATACATCCAAGAACTCTTCGCTGAGCGCATCGGCGGCAATCAATACGGCAAATCCACTGCCATTTACAAGTTTGAGAAGATCAAACGCGCGAAAAAAGCAGCGAAAGAAGCCAAGCCAGACGTCGATCTGATCGACATGGGCGTCGGCGAGCCAGACGAAATGGCCTTCCCAATCGTGGTCAAAGCCCTCCAAGATGCAGCCGCTCAACCCGAAAACCGTGGCTACGCGGACAATGGCGGCGACGATTTTAAGGCCGCAGCCGCACAATACATGGCAACCGTTTTCGGCGTGAATGACATCGATCCAGCGACTGAAGTCGTCCACTCGATCGGCTCCAAGACCGCCCTGTCAATGATTCCGGCCTGCTTCATCAACCCAGGCGACGTCGTGCTCATGACCTCTCCCGGCTATCCTGTGCTCGGCACACACGCCCAATATCTAGGCGGCGAGGTCTATAACATGCCACTCAAGGAAGAAAATAACTTCCTCCCTGAGCTCGACGCCGTGCCTGCGGACGTCGTCGCAAAAGCGAAGATCATGGTGCTCAACTACCCGAACAATCCGACTGGCGCATCCGCCACACTCGAGTTCTTCGAAAAGGCCATCGCATTCGCCAAGGCCAACAACTTGATCATTCTGCAAGACGCAGCCTACTCGTCGCTGATCTTCGAAGGCACTCCGATCTCCATCTTCCAAGTCGAAGGTGCCAAGGATGTCGCCATCGAGCTCCACTCCCTCTCGAAGAGCTACAACATGACAGGCTGGCGCATCGGCTTCGTCGTGGGTAACCCGCTCATCGTGCAGGCCTACGCTGACATGAAGGACAACTCCGACTCCGGCCAATTCCTCGCCATTCAAAAGGCTGGTGCCGTCGCGCTCGCGAATCCACAGATCACCGAAGAAATCTCCGCGAAATACTCGCGCCGTATGGACCTCCTCGTGGACGCGCTCAACGGCGCAGGCTTCAAAGCGAAAAAGCCAAAGGGTAGCTTCTTCCTCTACGTCGCCGCACCAAAGTCCGCGACAATCGATGGCAAGACCACCGAGTTTGAATCCGGCGAAGCATGCAGCCAATGGCTCATCACCGAAGAGCTCATCAGCACAGTGCCTTGGGATGATGCCGGCAACTTCGTCCGCTTCTCCGTGACCTTCGCCGCAAAAGGCGAAGAAGCCGAAAAAACAATTGCAGCCGAAATCGGTCAGCGCCTCGCGAAATACACCTTCGCATTCTAA
- a CDS encoding rod shape-determining protein, which translates to MFGLLSNDIGIDLGTANTLVFAKDKGIVLREPSVVAIYTSTKKVCAVGADAKKMLGRTPGNITAIRPMKDGVIADFEITEAMLRYFIKKVNKTKTFVAPRIVVAVPSGITEVERRAVKDSAIRAGARDVVLLAEPMAAAIGVGLPIDEPAANMIVDIGGGTTEVAIISLAGVVYTKSIRVGGDEIDNAIVNYMKRAYNLMIGERTAEEIKIRVGSAFPLEEEISMEVRGRDSVAGLPKTITISSPEIRDALADTMASIVDMVRNALERCPPELSADLIDRGFVLAGGGAQIRGLDQLLSDATGLPVVIADDPLSAVANGTGMVLEELAFLLKDLTGNPKS; encoded by the coding sequence GTGTTCGGCCTTCTCTCAAACGACATCGGAATCGACCTAGGAACTGCAAACACTCTCGTGTTTGCAAAAGACAAGGGTATCGTCCTTCGCGAACCCAGTGTGGTAGCGATCTACACGTCCACGAAGAAGGTCTGCGCCGTAGGTGCCGATGCGAAGAAGATGCTCGGCCGCACACCGGGCAACATCACCGCCATCCGCCCGATGAAGGACGGCGTGATCGCCGACTTTGAAATCACCGAAGCCATGCTCCGGTATTTCATCAAGAAGGTAAACAAGACCAAAACTTTTGTTGCGCCACGCATCGTCGTAGCAGTGCCCTCGGGCATTACCGAAGTCGAGCGCCGCGCAGTTAAAGACTCCGCAATCCGCGCTGGAGCGCGCGATGTCGTCCTGCTCGCAGAGCCTATGGCAGCCGCGATCGGTGTCGGACTTCCAATTGACGAGCCAGCTGCAAACATGATCGTCGATATCGGCGGTGGCACCACCGAAGTGGCAATTATCTCCCTCGCAGGCGTAGTTTACACCAAGAGTATCCGCGTCGGTGGCGACGAAATTGACAACGCGATCGTCAACTACATGAAGCGCGCTTATAACCTGATGATTGGAGAGCGCACAGCGGAAGAGATCAAGATCCGTGTCGGTTCGGCCTTTCCACTCGAAGAAGAAATTTCCATGGAAGTGCGCGGTCGCGACTCTGTTGCTGGCCTGCCAAAGACCATTACCATCTCATCTCCTGAGATTCGCGATGCACTCGCCGATACCATGGCATCCATCGTTGATATGGTGCGCAATGCTTTGGAGCGCTGCCCACCAGAACTTTCAGCAGACCTCATCGACCGTGGCTTCGTCCTCGCTGGTGGTGGCGCGCAGATCCGTGGCCTCGATCAATTGCTAAGCGATGCGACTGGCCTACCAGTGGTCATCGCAGATGACCCTCTGAGTGCGGTCGCAAACGGCACCGGCATGGTGTTGGAAGAACTGGCCTTTCTATTGAAAGACCTCACGGGGAACCCCAAAAGCTAA
- the nadB gene encoding L-aspartate oxidase: MSKSYDVIVIGSGIAGLSFALKVAEAGQRVAIITKKNSAESNTNYAQGGIAAVTSQTDDVEMHVADTLDAGDGLCDEAAVREILTDGASSIEELARRGVAFTQLEDGSVSLGKEGGHSKRRILHVKDVTGKAIEDALLHGIATSPNIDTYEHHFAVELITASKLGLPGDDRVLGLYALNTHSEQVETFESSVVLLATGGIGQVYQYTTNPFIATGDGIAMAYRAGVEVRNMEFIQFHPTAFYSRDSDRFLISEAVRGEGAILRNLKGEAFMERYDQRKDLAPRDIVARAIDSEMKQAGARHVWLDTRHLTLKKLHDHFPNIYEHCAKQGIALEKDMIPVVPAAHYLCGGVKTNLSGETSLPGLYACGEVACTGLHGANRLASNSLLEAVVMANRGATAVGEYLSAAKASMVDLPDWVDGDVRDSDERVVLLHNWDEVKRTMWDYVGIVRTTKRLERARTRIKTLDREINDYYWNFKVDESLLELRNMILVAGLVVDCALQRKESRGLHCTLDYSEKSEVLVDSTVRLG, translated from the coding sequence ATGTCTAAATCATACGATGTCATCGTCATCGGTAGTGGAATCGCTGGCCTGAGCTTTGCACTTAAAGTCGCCGAGGCAGGGCAACGTGTGGCCATTATTACGAAGAAGAACTCGGCCGAATCGAATACGAACTATGCGCAGGGCGGCATCGCGGCCGTGACTTCGCAAACGGACGATGTCGAGATGCACGTGGCCGATACCTTGGATGCAGGTGATGGGCTTTGTGATGAAGCTGCGGTGCGCGAGATTTTGACCGACGGCGCATCGAGCATTGAAGAACTAGCGCGCCGTGGTGTAGCGTTCACGCAGTTGGAGGACGGCAGTGTCTCGCTCGGTAAAGAGGGCGGGCATTCGAAACGCCGCATTTTACATGTTAAGGATGTAACGGGTAAGGCGATTGAAGATGCGTTGCTGCATGGCATTGCGACGTCGCCAAATATTGATACTTATGAGCATCACTTTGCGGTGGAGTTGATCACTGCGTCGAAGCTCGGGCTACCCGGAGATGATCGTGTGCTCGGCCTATATGCCCTCAATACGCACTCCGAGCAGGTGGAGACCTTTGAGTCGAGTGTGGTGTTGTTGGCGACCGGAGGCATTGGCCAAGTTTATCAATACACGACGAATCCTTTTATCGCGACAGGTGATGGCATCGCGATGGCGTATCGTGCGGGCGTTGAAGTGCGCAATATGGAATTCATCCAATTCCACCCGACTGCGTTTTACAGCCGCGATTCGGATCGATTCCTCATTAGTGAAGCGGTGCGAGGTGAAGGCGCGATTCTGCGTAACCTCAAAGGTGAGGCGTTCATGGAGCGCTATGATCAGCGAAAAGATCTCGCTCCGCGCGATATAGTAGCGCGTGCGATTGATTCGGAAATGAAGCAGGCGGGGGCACGTCATGTCTGGCTGGATACACGTCATTTGACGCTCAAGAAGCTGCATGATCATTTTCCTAATATTTATGAGCATTGCGCGAAGCAGGGGATCGCTCTGGAAAAGGATATGATTCCCGTGGTGCCCGCAGCGCACTATTTATGTGGCGGCGTGAAGACGAACCTCAGTGGCGAGACCTCGTTGCCTGGGCTGTATGCCTGTGGTGAAGTCGCTTGCACTGGACTGCATGGGGCAAATCGCCTCGCAAGTAACTCGCTGCTCGAAGCGGTGGTCATGGCGAACCGAGGTGCGACAGCAGTGGGCGAGTATTTGTCGGCCGCAAAGGCTTCAATGGTGGACCTGCCAGATTGGGTCGACGGCGACGTGCGGGACTCTGACGAACGCGTGGTGCTCTTGCACAATTGGGATGAGGTGAAGCGGACGATGTGGGACTACGTCGGTATTGTTCGCACGACCAAGCGTCTCGAACGTGCTCGCACCCGTATTAAGACGCTCGACCGCGAGATCAACGATTACTACTGGAATTTCAAAGTTGATGAAAGCTTATTGGAGCTGCGCAACATGATCCTAGTCGCTGGTCTTGTTGTGGATTGCGCCCTGCAGCGCAAAGAAAGCCGTGGGCTGCACTGCACGTTGGACTATTCTGAGAAAAGTGAGGTGCTAGTCGATTCGACGGTTCGATTAGGCTGA
- a CDS encoding 2-dehydropantoate 2-reductase yields the protein MSSSTRCALVGPGAIGLYYGGLLAKAGASLHVLARSDAAALREDGITIRMVDPRSGELSETHSVRPSAIETDAAAIGAVDLVIISAKATVNCDLLPSLQHLVEPGRTTLLTLQNGMGNAELLAKHFPTNPVLASLCSVCVNRSAPGVVENYLPGRVEIGSLGERWPERAAEVVADFTAAGVKANVSPVLDAALWRKLCWNVPFNGLAIAAGGITTDLILADAGLAARARRLMAEVQAASALCGHEIADSFLQGQFDVTERMGAYRPSSLIDYLDGRAVEVEAIFGEPLRRGQALGLEMPELAQLHAELVTAVGAR from the coding sequence TTGAGTTCATCTACTCGTTGCGCGCTGGTTGGCCCTGGAGCGATTGGCCTTTATTACGGTGGTTTGCTGGCGAAGGCGGGTGCTTCACTGCATGTGCTTGCACGTTCGGATGCCGCTGCGCTGCGTGAGGACGGTATCACAATCCGCATGGTGGATCCGCGTTCGGGGGAGTTGAGTGAGACACATTCAGTTCGGCCGAGTGCTATTGAGACAGATGCCGCTGCGATCGGGGCGGTGGATCTGGTGATCATCTCGGCCAAGGCGACAGTGAACTGTGACTTACTACCGAGTTTACAGCATTTGGTCGAGCCAGGGCGCACCACTTTGCTCACGTTGCAAAACGGGATGGGTAACGCCGAATTGTTGGCAAAGCACTTTCCGACCAATCCAGTGCTGGCGAGTCTGTGCTCTGTTTGCGTCAACCGAAGCGCGCCGGGTGTGGTTGAAAATTATCTGCCAGGCCGTGTTGAAATCGGTTCGCTCGGGGAACGCTGGCCTGAGCGTGCGGCTGAGGTCGTCGCGGACTTTACCGCTGCAGGCGTGAAGGCGAATGTCTCACCGGTTCTGGACGCGGCGCTGTGGCGTAAGCTTTGTTGGAATGTGCCTTTCAACGGATTGGCCATCGCGGCGGGCGGCATTACGACGGACTTGATTTTGGCTGATGCTGGGTTGGCCGCGCGTGCGCGTCGTTTGATGGCAGAGGTTCAAGCGGCGTCGGCATTGTGCGGGCATGAGATCGCTGATTCCTTTCTTCAAGGGCAGTTCGATGTGACTGAGAGAATGGGCGCTTATCGTCCGTCGTCCTTGATCGACTATCTCGACGGACGTGCAGTGGAAGTGGAGGCGATATTCGGCGAACCGCTGCGACGTGGTCAGGCACTGGGGCTGGAGATGCCGGAGTTGGCACAGCTACATGCTGAGCTCGTTACTGCGGTGGGCGCTCGTTAA
- a CDS encoding 3'-5' exonuclease, with protein MPTFTAIDFETAQPARSSICQVGLVRVEQGEVVDQLSILVQPPENTYSYWNTNVHGLTESDTYNAPFFDAVWPQIRGYIEGRTLVAHNGAFDFSCLRKTLEFYGMDEPSYEPACTYKIYKKKLNLLCDEHCIPLDHHDALSDAKACAELYLRHLRG; from the coding sequence ATGCCTACTTTTACCGCGATTGATTTTGAAACGGCGCAGCCAGCGCGCTCCAGTATTTGCCAGGTTGGGCTCGTCCGAGTGGAGCAGGGGGAGGTGGTTGATCAGCTCAGTATTCTTGTGCAGCCGCCAGAGAACACTTACAGCTATTGGAATACGAATGTGCATGGGTTGACGGAGTCGGACACTTATAATGCGCCGTTTTTTGATGCGGTGTGGCCGCAGATCCGTGGCTATATCGAGGGGCGCACGTTGGTGGCGCACAATGGTGCCTTTGATTTTTCCTGCCTGCGTAAGACCTTGGAGTTTTATGGCATGGACGAGCCGAGCTACGAGCCAGCATGCACCTACAAGATCTATAAGAAGAAGTTGAACCTGCTGTGCGACGAACACTGCATCCCGCTAGATCACCATGATGCCCTGTCGGATGCGAAGGCTTGCGCGGAGCTGTATCTGCGGCATCTGCGCGGGTAG
- a CDS encoding DUF4190 domain-containing protein — MSNKQKTSGLAIASLVLGLCFFIPFGFLLAIIFGFVALSKVKDSNGELKGKGLAISGIVLGFAWLAMIPIMGLLAAMAIPAFQKVRETSLEKMMANNGRIISSAAQQTMLENGTVSVRFDDLSDYLQPDFFGSTCLPGEDTTVEVNGTFELIEPSLQRLYVFNADGNLTEVIDLNYQ; from the coding sequence ATGAGCAATAAACAAAAAACATCAGGCCTCGCGATCGCTAGTTTAGTCCTAGGGCTATGCTTCTTTATTCCGTTCGGCTTCCTGCTAGCGATCATCTTTGGCTTTGTTGCTTTGAGCAAAGTGAAAGACAGCAACGGTGAGCTAAAGGGCAAAGGCTTGGCAATTAGCGGCATTGTGCTTGGCTTTGCATGGCTCGCCATGATTCCAATCATGGGACTGCTAGCTGCCATGGCGATTCCAGCCTTCCAAAAAGTGCGTGAGACGTCACTTGAAAAAATGATGGCTAATAATGGCAGAATAATTTCGTCAGCGGCACAGCAAACCATGCTCGAGAATGGCACGGTATCGGTTCGGTTTGATGACCTGAGCGATTATCTACAGCCCGACTTCTTTGGCAGCACTTGCCTACCTGGCGAGGACACAACAGTTGAAGTGAATGGCACGTTTGAATTGATCGAACCCTCTCTACAGCGACTTTATGTTTTTAATGCGGATGGTAATTTAACTGAAGTCATTGACTTAAACTACCAATAA
- the mreC gene encoding rod shape-determining protein MreC produces MAKFRLDKFKPIVALGLFLVAWWILPAVAKSFMRISFTEVQAPAWIVSSYLDDLEEFWARRSHSKIELIEAGQQLARQKAFYQLLDQRNKILETEVMRLESILDMPARREFRYEVARVIRRDLNAWWQQIVIRKGEDYGITEGAAVIFAGGVVGRVVKVDAFTSRVELVTSPNFRMAASFEGDDRPVVYQGVPQSGFGKASGEVRDAPQDLVANTQTPLRLVSTRLGGTFPPGLLIGEVIWLEPGSTGIFQAGTVQLDDRLLSLSEVSVLIPLNPLDYDSDAP; encoded by the coding sequence GTGGCGAAATTCCGCCTCGATAAGTTCAAGCCGATAGTCGCCTTAGGCCTCTTTCTCGTTGCTTGGTGGATACTGCCAGCGGTGGCTAAGTCATTTATGCGCATCAGCTTTACTGAAGTGCAAGCACCCGCATGGATCGTTTCCTCCTATTTAGATGATCTTGAAGAGTTCTGGGCGCGCCGCAGCCACTCGAAAATCGAGCTCATCGAAGCTGGCCAACAGTTAGCTCGCCAGAAGGCATTTTACCAATTGCTCGATCAGCGTAACAAGATACTCGAAACCGAGGTCATGCGCTTAGAATCAATCCTCGACATGCCTGCTCGCCGCGAATTTCGCTACGAAGTGGCACGCGTCATCCGCCGCGATCTCAACGCATGGTGGCAGCAGATCGTCATTCGCAAGGGAGAGGACTACGGCATCACCGAAGGTGCAGCAGTCATCTTCGCAGGCGGTGTCGTCGGTCGCGTCGTCAAAGTCGATGCATTCACCAGCCGTGTCGAGCTGGTCACCAGTCCGAACTTTCGCATGGCCGCCAGCTTCGAGGGCGACGACCGCCCAGTCGTCTATCAAGGCGTGCCGCAAAGCGGCTTCGGCAAGGCCAGCGGCGAGGTGCGCGATGCACCGCAAGACCTAGTGGCCAACACCCAAACCCCACTACGACTCGTCTCTACACGTTTAGGGGGCACCTTTCCTCCCGGGCTCTTGATCGGCGAGGTCATTTGGCTGGAGCCCGGCAGCACCGGCATCTTCCAAGCAGGCACGGTGCAACTCGACGATCGGCTACTGAGCCTCAGCGAAGTTTCGGTCCTCATCCCACTCAACCCTCTCGATTACGACAGCGATGCTCCTTGA
- the panC gene encoding pantoate--beta-alanine ligase, with protein sequence MQTIQSVNEMQSHAIGLRSSGRLIGLVPTMGCLHEGHLSLIDIAKERADKVIVSIFVNPTQFGPNEDFDRYPKSLEEDLEKCAARGADIVFNPSVAEMYPQGYSTYVNEEDVGSGLCGISRPNHFRGVTTVCLKLFNIARPDIAVFGQKDAQQCAVIQKMITDLNIPTEMVIGETKRGEDGLATSSRNRYLTTTQHAEALNISKALLLGQRMVREEGVRSVDRVVAEITHNLSMARSVRVIYVQVVDRLTMKPAGREIIPGQHMVCVAAWLDQTRLIDNIAL encoded by the coding sequence ATGCAAACAATCCAATCGGTCAACGAAATGCAATCTCACGCCATCGGTCTGCGCTCCAGCGGCCGACTCATCGGGCTAGTTCCGACGATGGGCTGCCTCCATGAAGGGCACCTCTCGTTGATTGATATTGCGAAGGAGCGTGCTGATAAGGTCATTGTTTCGATTTTTGTCAATCCCACCCAGTTCGGGCCGAACGAGGATTTCGACCGCTATCCGAAGTCCTTGGAGGAAGATTTAGAGAAATGTGCCGCACGAGGAGCTGACATTGTATTTAATCCTTCGGTGGCTGAAATGTATCCGCAGGGCTACTCCACGTATGTGAATGAAGAAGATGTGGGCTCTGGATTGTGCGGGATTTCGCGCCCGAACCATTTTCGTGGGGTGACGACGGTGTGTTTGAAGTTGTTCAATATCGCTCGCCCAGACATCGCAGTCTTTGGTCAAAAAGATGCGCAGCAGTGTGCGGTGATTCAGAAGATGATCACTGATCTCAACATTCCGACCGAGATGGTCATCGGCGAAACGAAGCGCGGTGAAGATGGCCTCGCCACCAGTTCACGCAATCGCTATCTGACGACCACGCAGCATGCTGAAGCGCTCAATATTTCGAAGGCGCTCCTGCTAGGCCAGCGCATGGTGCGCGAAGAGGGGGTGCGTAGTGTCGACCGTGTGGTTGCGGAGATTACGCATAATTTGTCGATGGCTCGAAGTGTGCGTGTGATCTATGTGCAGGTTGTTGACCGGCTAACGATGAAGCCCGCGGGGCGCGAGATCATCCCAGGGCAGCATATGGTTTGTGTTGCGGCATGGCTGGATCAGACACGACTCATTGATAATATTGCCCTTTAA
- a CDS encoding TM2 domain-containing protein produces the protein MSDKPAGSEKKIAAGILGILLGAFGIHKFVLGYTKEGIIMLLLTVISLGMLGFITGIIGLVEGIIYLTKTDEDFVATYINGKKGWF, from the coding sequence ATGTCAGACAAACCAGCAGGATCAGAAAAGAAAATCGCAGCAGGTATTTTGGGAATTCTCCTTGGAGCTTTCGGAATCCATAAGTTCGTTCTAGGCTACACAAAAGAAGGCATTATTATGCTTCTTTTAACTGTCATCAGCTTGGGTATGCTTGGCTTCATCACTGGTATCATCGGTCTAGTTGAGGGGATCATCTACTTGACTAAGACAGACGAAGATTTCGTCGCGACTTACATCAATGGTAAAAAAGGCTGGTTCTAG
- a CDS encoding TonB family protein — translation MARLYQPPKKGSNLAVSTVLGLVAALLIFLLIPLVQFSEVRPATAQPIEELVLAVPPPPPPPSDPPPPPPEEKEETPPELDTPPPMPSLEQLELSLNPGIGGELTIGDSLDFNFQVESAEQLMSRYGFDDLDEVPHVTRHGRIQYPVQLQRRRVEGYVQLLVFIDPSGRVDVQEVLNYSHKDFVAPAKAGAAATRFSPPIRNGQAVSAKYSWRIEFSLNR, via the coding sequence ATGGCGCGCTTGTATCAACCACCTAAGAAAGGCTCCAACCTTGCTGTTAGCACGGTGTTAGGATTGGTGGCGGCGTTATTGATCTTCTTATTGATCCCGCTGGTGCAGTTTAGCGAGGTGCGGCCTGCTACGGCGCAACCGATCGAAGAGCTGGTGTTGGCAGTGCCGCCGCCACCACCTCCTCCGAGCGATCCGCCTCCGCCTCCACCTGAGGAAAAAGAGGAAACACCGCCGGAGTTGGACACACCGCCGCCGATGCCAAGTTTAGAGCAGCTGGAGCTGAGCTTAAATCCTGGAATAGGCGGAGAATTGACGATTGGTGACAGTTTGGATTTCAATTTTCAGGTCGAATCAGCCGAGCAGCTAATGAGCCGCTATGGGTTCGATGACCTCGATGAGGTGCCGCATGTTACCAGGCATGGGCGTATTCAATATCCTGTGCAGCTTCAGCGCCGGCGAGTGGAAGGTTATGTGCAATTACTGGTGTTTATCGATCCCAGTGGGCGCGTTGATGTGCAAGAGGTGCTTAATTATTCGCACAAGGATTTTGTGGCGCCGGCAAAGGCAGGCGCTGCGGCGACGCGTTTTTCCCCGCCGATACGGAACGGGCAAGCGGTGAGCGCGAAATATTCCTGGCGCATTGAATTTTCGCTGAATCGCTAA
- a CDS encoding penicillin-binding transpeptidase domain-containing protein — translation MSQYDVHKGENPRILLFLWIVLAASAVLIGGLGWSQLIDIREYKEIEKRQTERRILTPGPRGDIYDRDGNLLVGNRPHYSAVAYLDDLRSDFRKEYSKIYNAERARIKEEYENTPEDERPHDPPTPNYNKCAWTARLNVVNRYIDIINRITGRDDSITESKLIRHFNEKLLLPLPLVEDLSPDQYARLVEQIPVNSPIQIHTGTARYYPYKSAAAHLLGYVQNTLPDASEIPDDGIKTFTFKTKLGKTGLERSFNDLLSGKTGMEMWRVDPLGFQDTRLEMIPPEQGENLITSIDMDLQLAAETGLGDRTGAAIALDIQSGEVLTLVSHPTYDLNDLSPFIPRTTFEEINERGAWLNRALQLSYPPGSTFKLITSIAGMRNGTIDGNTKHNCQGVHRVGNRVFRCNSRWGHGQTDLPAAIEKSCNVFYYAEGLRMGIDVLSAEAKRFGLDQKTGVEVPFETSRVVVPSKEWKREKVGSGWVPGDTANTAIGQGFLLQTPLQMATVIASIARGETRTKPTLKALTREEAMQVNHGGESIGLTPEQTHLLWEGMERVVGPNGTGRLVQIDHFRIGGKTGTADFRAHGKEVNLAWFFGFAPMDNPQIAVAVMVEGTDESHGYHGGSTAGPVAKDIFLKFIEKYPERAGFPTASEQSDTDILSVSSE, via the coding sequence ATGAGTCAATACGATGTGCATAAGGGGGAAAATCCACGCATCCTACTGTTCCTCTGGATCGTCCTAGCGGCCTCCGCGGTCCTGATCGGCGGGCTCGGATGGAGCCAGCTGATCGACATTCGCGAATATAAGGAAATCGAAAAACGCCAGACCGAGCGACGCATCCTCACGCCCGGGCCACGCGGCGACATCTACGACCGCGACGGCAATCTACTCGTCGGTAACCGTCCGCACTACTCTGCCGTCGCTTACCTCGACGACCTACGCTCCGACTTTCGCAAGGAATACTCAAAGATCTACAACGCCGAGCGTGCCCGTATTAAAGAAGAATACGAGAATACACCCGAAGACGAACGCCCACACGACCCGCCCACCCCGAACTACAACAAGTGCGCATGGACTGCCCGCCTCAACGTCGTCAACCGCTACATCGACATCATCAATCGCATCACCGGCAGAGACGACTCGATTACCGAAAGTAAGCTAATCCGCCACTTCAACGAGAAGCTCCTGCTCCCACTACCGCTCGTCGAAGACCTAAGCCCCGATCAATACGCCCGCCTCGTCGAACAGATCCCCGTCAATTCCCCCATTCAAATCCACACTGGCACCGCACGCTACTACCCCTACAAATCCGCCGCAGCCCACCTACTCGGCTACGTGCAAAACACCCTGCCCGACGCCAGTGAAATCCCCGACGACGGCATCAAGACATTCACCTTCAAAACCAAGCTTGGCAAAACCGGCCTCGAACGCTCCTTCAACGACCTGCTCTCCGGCAAGACCGGCATGGAAATGTGGCGCGTCGACCCTCTCGGCTTTCAAGATACACGCCTAGAAATGATCCCTCCTGAACAAGGCGAGAATCTCATCACCAGTATCGACATGGACCTGCAACTCGCCGCTGAGACCGGCCTGGGCGATCGCACCGGCGCGGCCATCGCACTCGACATACAATCAGGCGAAGTGCTCACCCTCGTCAGCCATCCCACCTACGACCTCAACGACCTGAGCCCATTCATTCCACGCACCACCTTCGAGGAAATCAACGAACGCGGCGCATGGCTCAACCGCGCCCTACAGCTCTCTTACCCGCCCGGCTCCACCTTCAAGCTCATCACCTCCATCGCCGGCATGCGTAACGGCACCATCGATGGCAACACCAAGCACAACTGCCAAGGCGTGCACCGCGTCGGCAATCGCGTCTTCCGCTGCAACTCGCGCTGGGGGCACGGGCAAACCGACCTGCCCGCCGCCATTGAAAAAAGCTGTAACGTCTTTTACTATGCTGAAGGCCTACGCATGGGAATCGATGTCCTCAGCGCCGAAGCCAAGCGCTTCGGACTCGATCAAAAAACTGGTGTCGAAGTGCCCTTCGAAACCAGTCGCGTCGTCGTGCCCTCTAAAGAATGGAAACGAGAAAAAGTCGGTTCGGGCTGGGTGCCTGGCGACACCGCGAACACCGCCATCGGCCAAGGATTCCTCCTGCAGACTCCATTACAAATGGCCACCGTGATCGCCTCCATCGCACGCGGCGAGACGCGCACCAAACCCACCCTTAAAGCACTCACCCGCGAGGAGGCCATGCAGGTCAACCACGGCGGCGAATCCATCGGGCTCACGCCCGAACAAACACACCTCCTCTGGGAAGGCATGGAGCGCGTCGTCGGCCCCAACGGCACCGGCCGCCTCGTGCAAATCGACCACTTCCGCATCGGCGGCAAGACCGGCACCGCCGACTTCCGTGCCCACGGCAAAGAAGTGAACCTCGCCTGGTTCTTCGGGTTTGCCCCTATGGACAATCCGCAGATTGCGGTGGCCGTCATGGTCGAAGGCACCGACGAGAGCCACGGCTACCACGGCGGCTCCACCGCCGGCCCCGTCGCCAAAGACATTTTTCTAAAATTCATCGAGAAATACCCCGAACGCGCAGGCTTCCCAACGGCGTCAGAACAAAGTGACACAGACATTTTGTCTGTGTCATCAGAGTGA